A region of Sugiyamaella lignohabitans strain CBS 10342 chromosome A, complete sequence DNA encodes the following proteins:
- the CDC6 gene encoding AAA family ATPase CDC6 (Essential ATP-binding protein required for DNA replication; component of the pre-replicative complex (pre-RC) which requires ORC to associate with chromatin and is in turn required for Mcm2-7p DNA association; homologous to S. pombe Cdc18p; relocalizes from nucleus to cytoplasm upon DNA replication stress; GO_component: GO:0031261 - DNA replication preinitiation complex [Evidence IDA] [PMID 9554851]; GO_component: GO:0005737 - cytoplasm [Evidence IDA] [PMID 22842922]; GO_component: GO:0016020 - membrane [Evidence IEA]; GO_component: GO:0005656 - nuclear pre-replicative complex [Evidence IDA] [PMID 16824194]; GO_component: GO:0005634 - nucleus [Evidence IDA] [PMID 22842922]; GO_component: GO:0005886 - plasma membrane [Evidence IEA,IEA]; GO_function: GO:0005524 - ATP binding [Evidence IEA]; GO_function: GO:0005524 - ATP binding [Evidence IMP] [PMID 10075735]; GO_function: GO:0005524 - ATP binding [Evidence IDA] [PMID 8083240]; GO_function: GO:0016887 - ATPase activity [Evidence IDA] [PMID 8083240]; GO_function: GO:0003688 - DNA replication origin binding [Evidence IDA] [PMID 16824194]; GO_function: GO:0003688 - DNA replication origin binding [Evidence IDA] [PMID 9288745]; GO_function: GO:0005525 - GTP binding [Evidence IDA] [PMID 8083240]; GO_function: GO:0003924 - GTPase activity [Evidence IDA] [PMID 8083240]; GO_function: GO:0003682 - chromatin binding [Evidence IMP] [PMID 10075735]; GO_function: GO:0003682 - chromatin binding [Evidence IDA] [PMID 9159120]; GO_function: GO:0003682 - chromatin binding [Evidence IDA] [PMID 9288745]; GO_function: GO:0017111 - nucleoside-triphosphatase activity [Evidence IEA]; GO_function: GO:0000166 - nucleotide binding [Evidence IEA,IEA]; GO_function: GO:0005515 - protein binding [Evidence IPI] [PMID 10075735]; GO_function: GO:0005515 - protein binding [Evidence IPI] [PMID 9312054]; GO_process: GO:0006260 - DNA replication [Evidence IEA]; GO_process: GO:0000082 - G1/S transition of mitotic cell cycle [Evidence IMP] [PMID 10075735]; GO_process: GO:0007049 - cell cycle [Evidence IEA]; GO_process: GO:0051301 - cell division [Evidence IEA]; GO_process: GO:0006267 - pre-replicative complex assembly involved in nuclear cell cycle DNA replication [Evidence IMP] [PMID 10075735]; GO_process: GO:0006267 - pre-replicative complex assembly involved in nuclear cell cycle DNA replication [Evidence IDA] [PMID 16824194]; GO_process: GO:0006267 - pre-replicative complex assembly involved in nuclear cell cycle DNA replication [Evidence IMP] [PMID 8538771]; GO_process: GO:0006267 - pre-replicative complex assembly involved in nuclear cell cycle DNA replication [Evidence IMP] [PMID 9335335]; GO_process: GO:0030174 - regulation of DNA-dependent DNA replication initiation [Evidence IMP] [PMID 9990508]; GO_process: GO:0031938 - regulation of chromatin silencing at telomere [Evidence IMP] [PMID 16980387]), giving the protein MTKLLNLESIRVGSGARDTVQPEVLSGNALVSPQISPAKRARREPIRKPIITASTTAELTESTSTGELAEDINETQEVVETDNAAEPRTPKRKRVINFPNTPQSSKKLKLSEIPGTSGLQTPPTTPTVYSLGKAVFQRGSNVTGIIGRDGEREKIQDFLKSRILGTGGKHNGALYLSGLPGTGKSALLSEVIEDLLRDNENEREFVPPRVASINCMIVDRPEMIYARILKDLMSDQNDDEVDENDEHEVDGDEEDTRLSNQIALHGVGKIISDLDKLFLTKGDRRCIVVLDELDHVVTKDQEVLFKIFQWAFINSSNLILIGIANALDLTDRFLPRLRSNGLTPELLAFAPYSASDIEQIIKKRLRSMLPEDSTDPLPLMQPAAIQLCSRKAAANTGDLRKAFDICRRAIEVAEEEVRRKFATIDEDEANLDTNDKKSNDQTKLPASWKRAIVNGHKSMALTSLSLQDAPKVTVAHIARVCTSAFGGSTSGRIKTMNLQQKAVLCVLVIAEASSPTTINNSMTVSKLFERYTAICDREKSMGRLHFNEYLEVISALEFSGVITVSGVCGRKGLGVTGRRRTSRGGGGASAGQSTLGSREEYGQRKISSNVHRVDLISAVSDIPLLKQFLEATL; this is encoded by the coding sequence ATGACTAAACTGTTAAATCTCGAATCAATTAGAGTTGGATCTGGAGCTAGAGATACTGTACAACCTGAAGTTTTGTCAGGAAATGCTCTTGTCAGTCCGCAAATCAGTCCAGCGAAGAGAGCTCGTCGAGAGCCTATCAGAAAACCTATTATAACTGCTTCTACAACAGCCGAACTGACAGAGTCAACATCGACAGGTGAATTGGCCGAAGACATCAACGAAACTCaagaagttgttgaaaCAGATAATGCGGCAGAACCCAGAACTCCTAAAAGAAAGAGAGTGATAAACTTTCCTAATACACCCCAATCATCAAAAAAGCTAAAACTTTCCGAAATCCCTGGAACATCTGGACTGCAGACTCCTCCAACCACACCTACTGTATATTCCCTCGGCAAGGCAGTTTTTCAGAGAGGATCAAACGTCACTGGTATCATTGGACGAGATGGAGAACGAGAGAAAATCCAGGACTTTTTGAAATCGAGAATCCTTGGAACTGGCGGAAAACACAACGGTGCATTATATTTAAGTGGATTACCGGGAACAGGTAAATCTGCCTTATTATCAGAGGTAATTGAAGACCTTTTACGAGACAACGAAAATGAAAGAGAGTTTGTTCCTCCAAGAGTCGCCAGTATCAACTGTATGATTGTTGACAGGCCCGAGATGATTTATGCGAGAATCTTGAAAGATCTCATGAGCGATCAAAATGACGACGAGGTGGACGAGAATGATGAGCACGAGGTCGACggtgacgaagaagacacCCGGCTCTCTAATCAGATTGCTTTACATGGTGTCGGCAAGATTATAAGTGATCTTGACAAGCTGTTTTTGACAAAAGGCGACCGTCGTTGCATAGTTGTTCTCGACGAGTTAGACCATGTCGTCACGAAGGATCAAGAAGTGCTGTTCAAGATTTTCCAGTGGGCATTTATCAACTCATCCAATCTCATTCTCATTGGTATTGCAAACGCATTGGACTTGACAGATCGatttcttcctcgtcttcgttCCAACGGATTGACTCCAGAATTACTAGCATTTGCCCCCTACTCTGCATCCGATATTGAACAAATCATTAAAAAGCGTCTGCGTAGCATGCTCCCAGAAGACTCGACCGACCCTCTTCCTCTGATGCAACCAGCTGCCATTCAATTATGTTCTCGCAAAGCTGCTGCAAACACTGGTGACCTACGTAAAGCATTTGATATTTGTAGAAGAGCAATTGAAGTGGctgaggaggaggtgaGACGAAAATTTGCTACAATCGACGAGGACGAGGCCAACCTGGACACTAACGACAAGAAGTCCAATGACCAAACCAAGCTCCCTGCATCATGGAAAAGAGCCATTGTAAATGGTCATAAATCAATGGCCTTAACATCTCTGTCTCTACAAGACGCTCCAAAAGTGACAGTCGCCCATATTGCACGAGTGTGTACCAGTGCCTTTGGTGGCTCTACTAGTGGCCGAATCAAGACGATGAACCTCCAACAAAAAGCTGTGTTATGTGTATTGGTGATTGCAGAGGCAAGCAGCCCAACAACAATCAACAATTCGATGACGGTATCGAAGCTCTTTGAACGGTACACAGCCATTTGCGACCGCGAGAAATCCATGGGTCGTTTGCATTTCAACGAGTACCTCGAAGTTATCTCGGCACTCGAATTTTCCGGGGTCATCACAGTTTCTGGCGTCTGTGGACGAAAGGGCCTGGGAGTCACAGGTCGCCGTCGAACTTCCCGAGGCGGCGGAGGTGCTTCAGCTGGTCAAAGTACACTTGGATCGCGCGAGGAGTACGGCCAGCGTAAAATCTCGTCCAATGTACACAGAGTAGACCTGATCTCTGCCGTATCCGACATCCCCCTCCTCAAACAGTTTCTCGAAGCGACCCTGTaa
- a CDS encoding Transcriptional activator, whose product MMFTKQQNKLDEGYVTIIKREDEDYGSYYPKDWSKDRANNNNEMIFPSAGGLFDRMYGFDDIKVSPSSIGGFGNNSDNGRHNGHNGTESNNNSNNNTLRNSQTLSVPGKSGISSASGTGSSIAGSNTPGTIPSPPGSAILPLNETPLMTPPVNLMGLTSSMFDDSYGHASSSAGQLSTSGSTSVSSYGPPSGSARPSNSTLLAVPKNGDNYGLESPNIAVTTPTTGNINHPLFLAKGHFDHSNIPEMAKPIYGDVDDLAEDPMSWVPLFSNNNEMPVVKREEEEEEYGPTDTFKNTSNIKSDNNLSTDNNNRIRNTSNSHTLNTPNSNNVNINGSNDSNVSQTNTNEILRFLLAQPNSDVVPQLRNVFEHPQYEGQQQLPLHNTNTYSEMPLITTRHSAPDVLLTSDHPSSSSSSVVSGVKAISKKDLKRIKNTIAARNSRKRKADKMSKLEDRVQELETENTKLRGHIGDLVKLLSQDKNNNQPN is encoded by the coding sequence ATGATGTTCAcgaaacaacaaaataagCTTGATGAAGGATATGTTACAATAATTAAAAGAGAGGACGAAGACTATGGCAGTTATTATCCGAAAGATTGGTCAAAAGATAGAGCgaataataataacgaGATGATATTCCCTTCAGCTGGTGGTTTATTTGATAGAATGTATGGGTTTGACGATATAAAGGTTTCCCCTAGTAGTATAGGTGGTTTTGGCAATAACAGTGATAATGGTCGTCACAATGGACACAATGGTACAGAAAGtaataacaacagcaataataacacGCTTAGAAATTCACAGACATTATCTGTTCCAGGAAAATCTGGAATAAGCAGTGCAAGTGGGACTGGTAGTTCAATTGCTGGTTCAAATACTCCTGGTACTATCCCATCACCTCCTGGGTCTGCTATTCTTCCACTAAATGAGACTCCTTTGATGACCCCACCTGTGAACCTAATGGGATTGACATCGTCTATGTTTGATGACAGCTATGGCCATGCTTCTAGTTCTGCTGGCCAACTAAGCACTAGCGGTTCCACATCAGTTTCCAGCTATGGCCCTCCTAGTGGGTCAGCCCGACCATCTAATTCGACTCTTTTAGCAGTACCAAAGAACGGCGATAATTATGGTCTTGAGAGTCCTAACATAGCTGTTACAACACCTACTACTGGAAATATCAATCATCCGTTGTTCCTTGCTAAAGGCCATTTTGATCATTCTAATATTCCTGAGATGGCCAAACCAATATATGGAGATGTCGACGATTTAGCTGAAGACCCTATGTCATGGGTGCCATTATTTTCTAACAACAATGAAATGCCAGTTGTtaagagagaagaagaggaagaagaatatgGTCCTACAGACACTTTCAAGAACACCAGTAATATTAAAAGTGACAACAACCTAAGTACCGATAACAACAACCGCATCAGAAATACCAGCAATAGTCATACTCTGAATACACCCAACAGCAATAATGTCAATATCAATGGTTCAAATGATTCTAACGTCTCGCAAACGAATACAAATGAAATCCTTCGTTTCTTGCTTGCTCAACCAAATAGTGACGTGGTTCCTCAGCTTCGTAATGTATTTGAACATCCACAGTATGAAGgacaacaacaactacCATTACACAACACAAACACATACTCAGAAATGCCCCTAATAACGACGCGTCATTCTGCACCAGATGTTTTATTGACGAGTGACCacccatcatcatcgtcgtcatcggTAGTTTCTGGTGTGAAAGCCATTTCCAAAAAGGACCTTAAACGAATTAAGAACACTATTGCAGCACGAAACTCCAGGAAACGAAAAGCTGACAAGATGTCTAAATTAGAAGATCGAGTGCAGGAACTAGAGACAGAGAATACCAAATTACGGGGCCATATTGGAGATCTAGTCAAACTGTTGTCTCAGGATaagaacaacaaccaaccaaaTTAG
- the SIW14 gene encoding putative tyrosine protein phosphatase SIW14 has translation MLESVVQRGALNGTKQQAETKRLLAVAVLMERASEGAEVSASDIKEGLGSKGARTMTAKINKGDGLSLKTANEEYDSADEIDIDGVAEDVNMKADVMEVEDEGGVGRSMEVDLDGSDKREQSQTQTQQSEPTIPKTQAADPAPPPLLAAPNSLYCPPNFGMVLGSIYRSSFPRPENFAFLKKLGLKSVLVLIPEPYPEENLTFLQENGIQFFQVGMSGNKEPFVHVSHATITKALEIALNPANHPLLIHCNRGKHRTGCLVGCIRRLQDWSLTMIFDEYRRFAFPKTRPLDQQLIELYDDSEIYERASRNNWLTFRF, from the coding sequence ATGTTGGAAAGTGTGGTACAGCGAGGAGCCTTGAACGGGACGAAGCAACAGGCTGAGACGAAGCGGTTGCTGGCCGTAGCTGTATTAATGGAACGGGCATCTGAGGGTGCTGAGGTTTCTGCCAGTGACATAAAGGAAGGACTAGGTTCCAAGGGAGCAAGAACGATGACTGCCAAGATCAACAAAGGCGACGGGCTTAGCTTGAAAACGGCCAACGAGGAGTACGATAGTGCTGACGAGATAGATATAGATGGAGTAGCTGAAGATGTGAATATGAAAGCGGATgtgatggaggtggaggatGAAGGAGGTGTGGGTCGTAGTATGGAGGTGGATTTGGATGGCAGTGATAAGCGTGAGCAATCGCAAACTCAGACACAACAGAGCGAACCAACGATACCAAAAACACAAGCCGCTGATCCAGCTCCACCCCCGCtattagcagcaccaaATTCACTTTACTGCCCGCCAAATTTTGGCATGGTACTGGGATCTATCTATCGAAGCTCGTTCCCACGTCCGGAGAACTTTGCGTTTCTGAAAAAGCTCGGACTTAAAAGCGTTCTTGTGCTGATTCCCGAGCCGTATCCCGAAGAGAACCTGACGTTTCTGCAAGAAAATGGTATTCAGTTCTTCCAAGTCGGAATGTCGGGCAACAAAGAGCCTTTTGTTCACGTTTCTCATGCCACCATCACGAAAGCCTTAGAGATCGCGCTCAACCCTGCCAACCATCCATTACTGATACACTGCAACCGGGGAAAGCACAGGACGGGATGTCTTGTGGGATGTATTCGGCGACTCCAGGACTGGTCTCTCACAATGATTTTTGACGAGTACAGACGGTTTGCGTTTCCGAAAACGCGGCCCCTTGACCAGCAACTCATTGAGCTGTATGACGACTCCGAAATTTACGAGAGGGCCTCCCGTAATAACTGGCTGACATTCCGATTTTAG
- the MGA2 gene encoding Mga2p (ER membrane protein involved in regulation of OLE1 transcription; inactive ER form dimerizes and one subunit is then activated by ubiquitin/proteasome-dependent processing followed by nuclear targeting; MGA2 has a paralog, SPT23, that arose from the whole genome duplication; GO_component: GO:0030176 - integral component of endoplasmic reticulum membrane [Evidence IDA,ISM] [PMID 11007476]; GO_component: GO:0016021 - integral component of membrane [Evidence IEA]; GO_component: GO:0016020 - membrane [Evidence IEA,IEA]; GO_component: GO:0005634 - nucleus [Evidence IDA] [PMID 19061897]; GO_function: GO:0003674 - molecular_function [Evidence ND]; GO_process: GO:0070417 - cellular response to cold [Evidence IMP] [PMID 11855848]; GO_process: GO:0030466 - chromatin silencing at silent mating-type cassette [Evidence IGI] [PMID 11063674]; GO_process: GO:0048255 - mRNA stabilization [Evidence IMP] [PMID 15220333]; GO_process: GO:0045944 - positive regulation of transcription from RNA polymerase II promoter [Evidence IMP] [PMID 11557770]; GO_process: GO:0061399 - positive regulation of transcription from RNA polymerase II promoter in response to cobalt ion [Evidence IMP] [PMID 11509659]; GO_process: GO:0061419 - positive regulation of transcription from RNA polymerase II promoter in response to hypoxia [Evidence IMP] [PMID 11509659]; GO_process: GO:0036083 - positive regulation of unsaturated fatty acid biosynthetic process by positive regulation of transcription from RNA polymerase II promoter [Evidence IGI] [PMID 9927444]) → MITSNSSSHNLAGGMNGGRELSNDIYIDYNYDDEANQNGGMNDNGDPANPNSNEFDIPGFDFTLSRGSKQPQHIIGQKDNGFDIMNVDDQDPLISGHGVNGPTDVDQMMDYLEFGEGTYSGSSSSLSPSLSGDKGGSSLSQYVGVGGKGADSKPGDSLFAGISGNSRNTILSGVTDGASPNMMNEMKIGMPSGMPSDMSSGMTQGMPIGVSSKASMNIPHNLSDVQISGAFLGTSSSQSMSLVNSPSPTSLSSSVKREDSSKQNIGKSTGTSFSSQAYSESYRDAQVLISKMIFGRQSASVEDEIVSASTTTEPISEILAYPERCETYKYRMHVVDIPSRSRVETQIKCRLIFSPTPDEHLLHLPADTMARPRFQLKDKFVSHPNTLSLEVDVVAQNLPDKPLYMCSKCISREMKRAFRKKSLDPNEEYHWNPDRRRRIVIFNCREVVAFPLPLECDLGNGQTVKGKEIVLPLRLGCYCRHHGAKPGYK, encoded by the coding sequence ATGATAACCTCCAACTCGTCCTCTCACAATCTGGCCGGAGGAATGAATGGGGGACGCGAACTGTCGAATGACATTTATATCGATTATAACTACGATGACGAGGCGAATCAAAATGGGGGTATGAACGATAACGGGGATCCTGCTAATCCGAATAGCAATGAATTCGATATTCCTGGATTCGATTTCACCCTTTCAAGAGGATCGAAACAGCCACAACATATAATCGGGCAGAAGGATAATGGATTTGACATTATGAATGTGGATGATCAAGATCCCCTGATATCCGGACATGGCGTTAATGGCCCTACGGACGTCGACCAGATGATGGATTATTTGGAATTCGGAGAAGGAACATATTCGggttcatcttcgtcgCTATCGCCATCTTTAAGTGGAGACAAAGGTGGCTCTAGTCTTAGCCAATACGtcggtgttggtggtaAAGGAGCAGACTCGAAACCAGGAGACAGTTTGTTTGCAGGAATTTCTGGCAATTCAAGGAACACTATTCTGTCGGGAGTAACGGATGGTGCTTCACCAAATATGATgaatgaaatgaaaattgGTATGCCTTCTGGCATGCCTTCAGATATGTCGTCGGGCATGACACAAGGCATGCCAATAGGTGTTTCCAGCAAGGCTTCGATGAACATTCCACATAACTTGTCAGATGTTCAAATAAGTGGCGCATTTTTGGGAACCAGTTCGAGTCAGAGTATGTCCCTAGTTAACTCACCGAGTCCTACGTCCCTCTCATCGTCTGTTAAGAGAGAGGACTCTTCAAAGCAAAATATAGGTAAATCGACAGGCACCTCTTTCTCGTCACAGGCTTACAGTGAATCTTATCGAGATGCTCAAGTGTTAATTTCAAAAATGATATTTGGAAGACAATCTGCCAGTGTCGAGGATGAAATAGTTTCTGCATCTACAACAACTGAGCCTATCTCAGAAATTCTTGCTTATCCTGAAAGATGCGAAACATACAAATATCGAATGCATGTTGTTGACATACCATCTCGATCCCGTGTGGAAACTCAAATCAAATGTAGACTTATCTTCTCACCGACTCCTGATGAACACCTTCTGCATCTTCCAGCCGATACAATGGCTCGGCCGAGATTCCAACTGAAGGACAAATTTGTATCACATCCCAATACGTTGAGTCTGGAAGTGGACGTCGTGGCTCAAAACCTTCCTGATAAGCCCCTGTATATGTGCTCAAAGTGTATAAGTCGTGAGATGAAACGCGCTTTTCGAAAAAAGAGTCTTGATCCAAATGAGGAGTACCACTGGAATCCTGaccgaagaagacgaatTGTGATTTTCAACTGTCGTGAGGTGGTGGCTTTTCCATTACCACTAGAGTGTGACTTGGGTAACGGACAGACTGTAAAGGGAAAAGAAATCGTTTTACCATTAAGACTGGGATGTTATTGCCGACACCATGGTGCCAAACCGGGATACAAGTGA